The Halomicronema hongdechloris C2206 genome includes a window with the following:
- a CDS encoding IS5 family transposase, translated as MGQQGFWDIEERQQKLEQKKAVLNRLNQLVPWETFRPILMQIREKPRKSQAGRNPTDVLLLFKMLVLQKLYNISDDELEYQVNDRLSFMQFLGLGLEDRVPDATTVWLFREQLQQHGLVEALFEQFGAYLQGAGYAAKDGQIVDATLIPVPKQRNTREENQTLKQGEVPVEWQETPHQLAQKDVDARWTKKNGTSHYGYKNHINSDAGFKLIRRYSVTDASVHDSQVLGELLDADNSGDGLWADSAYLSVLIVEVLKLIGFEPHINERAYRNRPLSEAQKTANRERSKTRARVEHIFGDVVTSMGGKVVRSIGLARAQTQLGLKNLVYNLKRFVCLETQRAASAELAR; from the coding sequence ATGGGACAGCAGGGATTCTGGGATATCGAAGAGCGCCAGCAAAAACTGGAGCAAAAGAAGGCGGTACTGAATCGGTTGAATCAACTGGTGCCGTGGGAGACCTTTCGTCCGATTCTGATGCAGATTCGAGAGAAACCGCGCAAAAGCCAGGCCGGTCGTAACCCCACCGATGTCCTGTTACTCTTCAAGATGCTGGTGCTGCAAAAGCTATACAACATCAGCGATGACGAACTGGAATATCAGGTCAACGACCGACTGTCCTTCATGCAATTTCTCGGTTTGGGGCTTGAGGATAGAGTCCCGGATGCAACGACGGTGTGGCTCTTCCGAGAACAGTTGCAGCAGCACGGCTTGGTGGAGGCGTTGTTCGAGCAGTTTGGAGCCTATCTGCAAGGGGCAGGCTATGCCGCCAAGGATGGGCAAATTGTGGATGCGACCTTGATTCCAGTTCCCAAACAACGCAACACCCGTGAGGAGAACCAAACCCTCAAGCAGGGTGAGGTTCCCGTTGAGTGGCAAGAGACCCCTCATCAGCTCGCGCAAAAAGATGTTGACGCCCGATGGACGAAGAAAAATGGAACGTCCCACTACGGCTACAAAAACCACATCAATAGTGATGCCGGCTTTAAGCTCATTCGCCGTTACAGCGTCACCGATGCGTCGGTCCATGACTCGCAGGTCTTGGGCGAGTTGCTCGATGCGGATAATAGCGGCGATGGACTTTGGGCCGATAGTGCGTATCTCTCCGTGCTGATTGTCGAGGTGCTGAAATTGATAGGGTTTGAGCCGCATATAAATGAACGGGCCTATCGCAATCGCCCCTTAAGCGAGGCCCAGAAAACCGCGAATCGAGAGCGCTCCAAAACCCGTGCCAGAGTGGAGCACATCTTCGGAGATGTCGTCACCAGCATGGGTGGCAAGGTGGTGCGCAGCATCGGGTTAGCCCGTGCCCAGACCCAGCTAGGTCTGAAAAATCTGGTGTATAACCTGAAGCGGTTTGTGTGTCTCGAAACCCAACGTGCTGCATCGGCTGAACTGGCAAGATAA
- the ppsA gene encoding phosphoenolpyruvate synthase, which translates to MAQPDYILWFDSLNNQDVDRVGGKNASLGELISGLKSQGIQVPDGFALTATAYRSFLAANDLEPQIQTQLRAFSQERQSLAKTGKTIRRLFQHAAFPQELETAIRRAYRDLSRRYQVDEADTAVRSSATAEDLPDASFAGQQETFLNVSGDAEVLDACRRCYASLFTNRAISYREEKGFDHLQVALSVGVQKMVRADQACAGVMFSIDTETGFPDVTLITGSWGLGETVVQGAVTPDQFTVFKPLLQEGFRPIIEKTKGSKLQKMVYGDDAGKDTIQIVETTGKERQAFVISDDEILQLARWAVVIEDHYGRPMDMEWAKDGNTGELFIVQARPETVQSQRQAGTLKTYKLKQAGEVLLTGLSIGDAIASGRVCRVLSTKDIDQVEDGSILVTEMTDPDWVPVMKRVAGIVTDYGGRTCHAAIVSRELGIPAIVGTGDASRTLHSNQDVTLSCAEGDQGKLYAGQLEFEAIDVTLDDIPATRTKIMMNIASPAAAFHWWQLPVEGIGLARMEFIINTLIKIHPMALVNYDNLQDRDAWKTIRDLTKGYGDKREYFVDNLCRGIGKIAASQYPHPVIVRLSDFKTNEYADLIGGREFEGAEANPMLGFRGAARYYSPRYREGFALECQAIKRVREVMGFDNVIVMVPFCRKVAEADRVLQVLVENGLKQGVYNLQIYVMCEIPANVLLAEQFAQRFDGFSIGSNDLTQLILGVDRDSGELADLFDETDAAVTLAITKVITAAHKYGRKVGICGQGPSDKPEFAAFLVKAGIDSMSLNPDSVVQVKRLVAEQEAQLSA; encoded by the coding sequence ATGGCACAGCCGGACTATATCCTGTGGTTTGATAGCCTCAATAACCAAGACGTAGACCGCGTCGGTGGCAAAAATGCCTCCCTAGGAGAACTGATCAGTGGGCTCAAGTCCCAGGGAATCCAGGTGCCCGACGGGTTTGCCCTCACCGCCACTGCCTATCGGTCATTTTTAGCCGCCAACGATCTAGAACCTCAGATCCAGACCCAGTTGCGGGCCTTCAGTCAGGAGCGGCAAAGTCTAGCGAAGACTGGGAAAACAATTCGGCGGTTGTTTCAGCATGCTGCGTTTCCCCAGGAGCTAGAGACTGCTATACGCCGGGCCTACCGAGACCTCAGCCGTCGCTATCAGGTGGATGAGGCCGACACTGCCGTGCGCAGTAGTGCCACCGCTGAGGACCTCCCCGATGCCAGCTTTGCCGGCCAGCAGGAAACCTTTCTCAACGTCAGTGGTGACGCTGAGGTGTTGGATGCCTGCCGCCGCTGTTACGCATCGCTGTTTACCAATCGGGCCATCAGCTATCGGGAAGAAAAGGGATTTGACCATCTGCAGGTAGCCCTGTCGGTGGGGGTGCAAAAAATGGTGCGGGCCGATCAGGCCTGTGCTGGGGTGATGTTTTCCATCGATACCGAAACTGGGTTCCCCGATGTCACCCTGATTACTGGCTCCTGGGGGCTGGGGGAAACTGTGGTGCAGGGCGCCGTCACCCCCGATCAGTTCACCGTCTTTAAGCCCTTACTGCAGGAAGGATTTCGCCCCATCATCGAAAAAACCAAGGGCAGCAAGCTGCAAAAGATGGTCTATGGCGACGACGCCGGTAAAGACACGATTCAGATTGTCGAGACCACCGGCAAAGAGCGCCAAGCCTTTGTCATCAGCGATGATGAAATCTTACAACTGGCTCGCTGGGCCGTGGTGATCGAGGACCACTACGGTCGTCCCATGGACATGGAATGGGCCAAAGATGGCAACACTGGCGAGCTGTTTATCGTACAGGCTCGACCAGAAACCGTACAGTCTCAACGCCAGGCGGGCACCCTCAAGACCTACAAATTGAAGCAGGCTGGTGAGGTTCTGTTGACGGGGTTAAGCATTGGGGATGCGATCGCATCTGGCAGAGTCTGTCGCGTCCTCAGCACCAAAGACATCGACCAGGTGGAAGACGGCAGCATCCTAGTCACCGAGATGACCGATCCTGACTGGGTGCCGGTGATGAAGCGAGTCGCTGGCATCGTCACCGACTACGGTGGCCGCACCTGCCATGCCGCCATCGTCAGTCGCGAACTGGGCATTCCGGCCATTGTCGGCACCGGCGATGCCAGCCGCACCCTACACTCTAACCAAGACGTCACCCTATCCTGCGCCGAAGGGGACCAAGGCAAACTCTACGCCGGGCAACTGGAGTTTGAAGCCATCGACGTCACCCTCGACGACATCCCCGCTACCCGCACCAAAATCATGATGAACATTGCCAGCCCTGCCGCCGCCTTTCACTGGTGGCAGCTACCGGTTGAGGGCATCGGCCTGGCCCGGATGGAATTCATCATCAACACCCTGATCAAAATACACCCCATGGCCCTGGTCAACTACGACAATCTCCAGGACCGCGACGCCTGGAAAACCATCCGTGACCTAACCAAGGGCTACGGCGACAAGCGAGAATACTTTGTCGACAACCTCTGCCGGGGCATCGGCAAAATCGCCGCCTCCCAATATCCCCACCCCGTCATCGTTCGCCTCAGTGACTTCAAAACCAACGAATATGCTGACCTCATCGGTGGCCGCGAGTTCGAAGGGGCAGAGGCCAACCCAATGCTAGGGTTTCGGGGAGCAGCCCGTTACTACAGTCCCCGCTACCGGGAAGGGTTTGCTCTCGAATGTCAGGCCATCAAGCGAGTGCGGGAAGTCATGGGCTTCGACAATGTGATTGTCATGGTACCCTTCTGCCGCAAAGTGGCCGAGGCCGATCGGGTATTACAAGTGCTGGTGGAAAATGGCCTCAAACAAGGGGTCTATAACCTGCAAATCTACGTCATGTGTGAGATTCCCGCCAATGTACTGCTAGCGGAGCAGTTTGCCCAGCGCTTCGACGGTTTCTCCATTGGCTCCAACGATTTAACTCAGTTGATCCTCGGGGTCGATCGCGACTCCGGCGAGTTAGCAGACCTCTTTGACGAAACCGATGCCGCTGTGACACTAGCCATTACCAAGGTAATCACAGCAGCTCACAAGTATGGCCGCAAGGTTGGCATCTGTGGTCAGGGTCCCAGCGATAAACCTGAATTCGCCGCCTTCCTAGTCAAGGCTGGTATCGACTCCATGTCACTCAATCCCGATAGTGTCGTCCAGGTGAAACGCCTGGTGGCAGAGCAAGAAGCTCAGCTGAGCGCCTAA